In Trichoderma breve strain T069 chromosome 4, whole genome shotgun sequence, the following proteins share a genomic window:
- a CDS encoding acetyltransferase (GNAT) family domain-containing protein has protein sequence MATVRHAYREDVPTILGFIQDLADYEKESDAVKATVETLENTIAFAPSGVVSPQNSLPVTENISATRPSRCFLIFDEQGKAAGMALYFYNYSTWRSKSGIYLEDLYVDPSYRGKGYGKKLLSALAKEVVAMDGGRLEWSVLKWNEPSIKFYELIGATAMNEWVGMRVDGPTLNKVANLTD, from the exons ATGGCGACTGTTCGACACGCATACCGCGAGG ATGTGCCCACAATCCTGGGCTTCATCCAGGATCTTGCCGACTATGAGAAGGAATCTGATGCTGTCAAGGCGACTGTCGAGACTCTGGAGAACACAATTGCCTTTGCGCCATCGGGTGTTGTCAGCCCCCAGAACTCCCTGCCCGTGACTGAGAACATCTCAGCAACTCGTCCTTCGCGCTgtttcctcatcttcgacgaACAAGGCAAAGCCGCGGGAATGGCGCTCTATTTCTACAACTATAGTACATGGCGATCCAAGTCTGGCATCTACCTGGAAGACCTTTACGTCGACCCCTCATACCGTGGCAAAGGATacggcaagaagctgctgtccgcgctggccaaggaggttGTTGCAATGGACGGTGGTCGGCTGGAGTGGTCCGTGTTGAAGTGGAATGAGCCGAGCATCAAGTTCTATGAGCTCATCGGAGCCACCGCAATGAACGAGTGGGTGGGAATGCGTGTTGACGGACCGACACTGAACAAGGTTGCCAACCTGACCGACTAA